The Bombus pascuorum chromosome 5, iyBomPasc1.1, whole genome shotgun sequence genome segment TTTCTCAGATAGGAATTTGACTTTGGGTCCTAAAACTTGGGTTATGTTTATAGCGGATGCGTATTCGAACGAACGGAACGCCTCGAGGCTTCGATGTGTGCGGTCGTAAAAATCTGTATAGGTGGacatttgatcgcttggacACGGAGAGTCGGTGGAAACGTTGGTCCGTTCGTACACGCATTCACAGCCATAGAAAAAATTCCCGTGCAGCGTAAATATCAATTCGCTCGATGTTTACGATTCGATGGAACGTAACGTTTCCGTGGCGTGTGATCCAGCGAATTGGAGACGAGTGGAAGCGACCGTTGGGAACGCGGAAGCGCAAAGATTTGGCGTGCTTTTACTCGTGGTGCGAAACATCGAACGAATGGAATCGACGAAGCTACGCTTGTCGAGGCCATTGACCGATAGAAGGGAGGacggaaggaaggaaggacgCGCGTGTCCCGTCGCGGAAAGGATACCGAGACGGGGTTGACAAATTGCGGATATTTCGCGAGAATCTGCTCACGGATTGATCACGGCGTAGAAATAGAATCGCGGTCTCTACCGATCGTTAGTCTGGTTACGAGGGTGAAAAATAGTATCGTAAGAGACAAGTTGTAAGAAATGTTATCGGCCGAACGGAAAACTTTCTTAAACCACTCGACGAACGAATTCGACGTCGGTGGACGCAAatcgatacaaatatttcgtCTGTTTCAGAGAAACGAGAGTCTGGATTTTTCGTTGAACGTTCCGCAGCATCATCACTCGACGTCCTACCACCACAATAGCTACGCCATGGCTGATCAGGTAAGTTCGGCCGTATTCCGCTTCGATTCTACGGCGTTGTATTTACGACGGGATTCGACGCGCTTCTTCTCCGCTTTGATAAAGTAGGCAGTCTGTGATGGAGCGAAGCGAGACCGAACCGTGGAGAGAGACGGAAAGTTGCGAGAGAACCCCTCGACGAGAAGAGCGttcgttcgatattttaacCGCGAAAGTTGTTGGGATTAATAAGCCGTTGGAAATTGGGCAACGAAATTTGACTGTCGGGAAGAAGACTCGTACCCTGATGGGATATCTGGCCGTGGTTAGGTGGTGGACGGTCGAGGGTATGGGTGGCAGTGCAGGTGCAAACGGGTGGGGGCGGAGACGCGTGGGAGTGGAGGGCTCGGGTTGCGACCGCGGGCCGCGGGCCGCGGACCATGGGCCACGGGCCACGGGCCACAGGCACCAGCCGTCTTCGTATATACGTACACGGGGAACGAAGGGAGCGAATGAGAATAGGAGCGCGCGGTCCAAGGGGGTAGGAAAGATGGGACGACTATCTTGGTTAGGCCGGTATAGGCAGAGGACGCGAAGCtgtggcggtggcggcggtggcggcggcggcgacGGGGTTGGGAATGGGAACGGGAACAGGCATGGGTACGGGCACGGTTACTGGGTAGGGTACGGGGGCAGGAGTGTGGAATGGGTGGGAAGGGTATAGGGCGGGAGGAGAATAGAGGAGAGGAGAGATAGAGGAAGAAGGGGAGGAGGGGGtgtagagagaaagaaaagtttgGAACCGGTGCGCGGTGGAGGAAGAAGATGGATAGACGCGCGTAGTCGATTCGGAGATGGAAAGGGAGGAGGATGAGAAGGAGGAGGCCGTGGAAgcggaggaggaggaggaggtggtgGTGCGCGAGAGTAGGAGTAGAAGTAGAAGGTGTAGGAGTAGTTGAAATAGGACGGGTACGGGTACGGGTACGGGTACGCGTACACACGGGCGGCGTCGGGACGTTACGGGGCGAAGCGCGGTGAAAAGGGACAGgggagagaagagagaggcGAGAGCGAAACGATAGAGTAAGAGAAACATCGCGAGGTAAGGGGTAACGCTCGCGATGGGCACGGCGAGGGAAGAGAGGCAGAGGTGTACTCGATCAATAGGCAAGTACGTTCCTTCAAAGGAAAATTCCTGATGCTATTAAATccaatttaaaaacttttattcCCCGTGTCCCGACGCGCTCTACACGGCAAATGTATTTTCCTCCGTTCCCCGCTCCGAAACGCTAATAAATCGCTGAAAGGATTTCAAACGATACGACGACgatgctctctctctctctctcaatcTCTCTCTTTTATAAGTCTCTCTGCCGTGCGTATTTCGTTGATCGAACGACTCTATGCGGAAGCCCGTTTAAACAGGAGCAACAGCCATGCGGACGCGCGATGTCCTACGTTCCGAATCGGCGAAGGTACTCCTCGAATCGCCGATTAAAACGTCCAATTTGTTCCTCTCCTTCGTAGACGTTTCACACTCCCAGTTTCGGTGATGAAGATTTCGACATCCCGGCTATCCATTCGCACTCGCATCAACATCAGCAGCAGCAGCCGccgcagcaacagcagcaacacCAGTCTCAACAGCAGCAGCCTCAGGCTCAATCTCAGCACGATCCGATGCACGGCTACCAAACACAGGTAAGTTTCATCCAAGACGAGAGAAAAGTTTCGGAGGGGATGAAATGTACGTACGTGCGCCTTCCGCTTTTACGGATTCGTTCGAATGATCAGCACCGTTCGAATGGCTTTCGCAGATGATGCAAACCGGCAGCGTGCAACAATCTGCGGATGGGTTGAATCTCGATCCGGGTGGATATCAACAATCCCTTTATCTGCAGCAGGACCACTCGATGCAGCAGCCGATGAGCGTTAGGTGAGTCGAAGTCGTAATCGGATCCGCGTGCGATGTAGATAACGGATTAGATAACCTTGCCACTGAAGCAGAACCGGCGGGCGATCGCCAATTCCGTTCTCGGATCCGCAAGAAACGATCCTCGTTAACTATCTACAgacatctttttcttcgttgtttTCCGGTAGCTCGACGTATAGTAACTCGCAGGGTTCGTATGCGAGCATGAATTCTCCGCGGCAACAACATGGAAATCAGCAAATAATGTTGCTtcaacagcagcaacagcaacaggCACAGATGCAGCAACATATGCAGTACATGCATActcaacagcagcagcagcagcaacaacaacaacaacagcagcaacagcaatTGCAGCAACAAATACAATATAGGAGTCCAACGGGTGGTAGTCCATCCGCGATACAATCAAGCACGATCCCCGAGGCAAACAACAATACTACCACTAGCGAAGATAGCGACGACAGTACACCTCATTCCGGAATGGTGAGTTTTAGTCGATCGATTGGCACGCATCTCGAATCTGACCGATCATGTATAAACAACGAACGAATCTGGCACGATTCGCGGTCGTTTGTCCAGATTACCGGCATTAAACGACCCTCACCGGAACCGACCGACGTTGCAGCAAAAAATCAAAGGAAACCAAAATcgcagaaaaagaagaagaaaagagatcCCAACGAACCGCAAAAGTGAgcattctttttacttttctttctttctttctttctttttttccgcCGACTCGTGTCCCGAGCTCTTTGGCGTAGTAGCGCGCGTGCGCTACAATAGATCCCGAAAGTAGCCAGATCGAATCGGATCTAGCTTCGTTAACGAACGGAACGTTAACGGAAACGAGAAACACCGCGATAAAGAACGTTCGAAAGATCGATTAGATCGCTCTTGGTCAAAAATTTGCGCGCTCTCTTTGCCTTCGTCGTATTAGACCCGTGCTATCTGTTTTACAGGCCCGTTTCGGCGTACGCACTGTTCTTCAGAGATACCCAAGCCGCGATAAAAGGACAAAATCCAAATGCGAGCTTCGGCGAAGTTTCAAAGATCGTCGCTTCGATGTGGGATGCGTTGGAGACCGAGCACAAGAACGTGAGTACTCGCAAAGCGtaactttcttccttcttctttctgctGTTTCGTTCCTCGTCCTCGTGAAATTCGTTTGAGAATAGCGAGCGCGAATTACCTTAGAGAAATTTCGGTTTCGTCTCGACCACTGTGtacgaagaaatttatatttacgtaGGTTTACAAGAAGAAGACCGAAGCAGCGAAAAAGGAATATCTGCAGGCACTCGCGGCGTACAGAGCGTCTCTGGTTAGCAAGGGTGCGGCCGAAAACGAACAACAACTTTCTCAGCAGCAACCGCAACAGCAGCCATCGTCGCAACAGCAACAAGTTCAATATACGGCGTATGGTAGTTACGCCGGGAACGGAACACCGGGAAACGTCTCGTATCAGGTGTACAGTCCGCAGCCTCAACCTTCTTCGCCTCAGCAACAACATCCGCATCCTCATCCGCATCAACAGCTTCAACATCATCAGCAACCCGCGCAACAAATGCAAATAAAGAAATCTCCTCACCATTTAACCATGCCAGGAAACTCGCAGCAGCAACAAACGCAACAAGTAATCATCTTTCTTCATCCGTTCGTCACCTCTTTCTATTTTCCATTGTCGCGTTACGTGTCTTAGGACCTGGCTACCATTCTCTTCTTCGCGTGCTTTTCTTTCAGACTATGATGACTACATCGATGGCGCCAACGCATATTTCGCAACAGCAACCAtcgcagcaacagcagcagcataTGCAGCAACAGTACATGCAGGTCAGCAACGATGCGaattcattttccttttttcgcatcctcttttctctttaacgatcgtttcttcctccgtttatattttcgtttcgtCCTTTTTACGACTTTTAATTCGTTCCATTCGAATATGCTTAACGCGTAAGAAAACCGTGACGAGCACAAAGAAAGtagcaacgatatttcatactGCGATGCTGCCAGTTGTCAGCAACAGCGCCAGGCAGCAGCAAGTACGAGTATGTTACCAcgaaacaaattaaacaatGGAATACGTACGTTTTCGCAGATGCCGCAACAGCAAGTGCAACAAGTACCGCAACAATCGCAGCAACATCatcagcaacagcaacaaccgtcgcaacagcaacagcagcagcagcaaatGATACATTCGAATCCAACAAAGAGCGATTCTTTGTCGAGTTCACCGTCGGCAGTGAACTCTGTAACTCAGGCTGCGAACATGGCTGGTCAAAGACCGACGTCGAACGCTTGTATACGTCACGGATGCCCGAACCCCGCCGTTGCTAACAGCGAATGGGAGGACGAGTATTGCAGCAACGAATGCGTGGTCAGCCATTGCAGAGACGTATTCACCACGTGGGTATCGTCGAACCAAAATCCACAACAGAATTTCTCGACCGTAAAATAAGGATGACGGGCAGGGCTGGGTGAAACGCAGCGATCGTTTAAAATGTTTCCTACCGTTTGTTGTAGTCGCGGAACACGAATATACCTGATGTTCAAAGCGTGATCCGATTCGATATCTTTTGTACATATGTCCATCACACGAATAGtcacacacgcacgcacacacacacacacatgcgcgcgcgcgcgcatgcatacacacacacacatatacacaaGGTTTCGCGTTAAATCAAAAGAGGAACGACCGCTAAGCGCTAAGCGAATCGCTACACAGATCTCCAAGTTTCGTTTGAAAGACTGCGTGCGTCGCAGCACGATGCCCGTCAACGcggatatataatattgccgTTTCACTTTTCCACTGACTACGTTTTTCGCGCGAGGACGAGCAACGTAGCTGCGTAATCGCGAAAGAGTATTAGTATCGCCAAAGTATAGCAGCTGAAAAGATCATCGGGTTGCAGTTCGAGGGAATCGATCTCGTTATTGCGCGTTTACCGATCGCGCGAAACGTTCACGTGCCGCGTACACACtatcgaaaacgaaacgtaacGATGAATCGCGCGCGACCGTAAACCAAGTTGCATTCCTTGAACGTCTAGTTAGGGACCGTTTAACGATAGATAACAGTAATTTCGTAGAGATATATTCACACACGTTAGGATACGTCTATTCCATACTGAATTCGCATAGGTGCACCACGCCGTGTCGAAATGGTAGAAACGGGCAACGTAAAAAAGCAAGTATTTGCCTGTTGATCGAACTGCGTTGACAAttcgtttataattaataatcgatgCGAGAACGCGAATGACGAGCGCGAAAAGGAAGACACGGCGAAGAATAGGAGAAGAGCGAGAAAGGACTGGCGATTGGTAGCCATCACGAATGAGCGACGCaacttatttttgtataattttacaaagaaagaaCAAGTCGCGGAGAAGATTCGTACAGATGCTAGGGAAGACGTGATCGTTACCTGACACGATATGGTTCGTCAAATTAATTCGCACAACCGATTCGATTGTTTTGTTCGTTTCTGCTCGCGTTCGTtgcgtatcgtatcgtatcgtatcgtatcgtatcgtatcgtttaatcgatatcgatatcgatattgGCATTACTTTCTCAACTGGTATACGTTCGAATTTGTGGATACGATCGAAACAAACGAGTCgatgttatttatttcgaaacaCGATATAGTCTGTACTGACGCGAGTCTTTAGCCGTTCACGATCGCCGAACAAAGAGTAACTTGATAACGATGGAAAATAAAGGTAACTTAAACGGGAGGAGCCTAAAAAAgctgaattttttttttgttaaatttgtgAGAAAGTACGCGCGTGTGTATACCCCTGCAAATCTTTGCATCTGTTCTCGACGGCGATTCTGCGCGATTTCTGACTCCAGAAAGAACTGGGGAATTAGCAAgttaatatgtttatattacGAAAGATCATGTAGCTTTTCCGTGACAGACAGTACTCACGTGCCCATACACGCACGCGCATGTAATCGCGTGGCATCGATAAGTTTTTAaaccatctttttctttctaacaGTATCCTTGTACatacaacaaaaaaaaagaaaaaaagaataatattccGTAGATTTATAAGTCCCTACGATGTAAACATAATCTATAGTGTAACATATTGATAATGGCGTAACtcacatatacacacatacgtatataaccatatatacatGCGCGTGCGCGCGCGTATGTGTGCATGTGTGTTGTCTGtggtatataaataaataaataaataattatatatatgtatatcatatatatatataatttaaaaaatgtatatcatatatatatatatatatataatatgatatagaaatatatattatatatgatatagatgatataatatgatatagaaatatatattatatatatatatatataatatgagtaatataaatgtaaaaattaatcggTGACGTCGTGCATACATGTGTACATAAGTACGTACCTACATATGCATGTATACGTATACGCGACTCACGcctgtatgtacgtatgtatatatgaatgTGCACACGTAGCAAATGATGCGACAGCTACGAATAACTGCGTTGTCgttattaaatgtaaacaaTCACTACATA includes the following:
- the LOC132907571 gene encoding TOX high mobility group box family member 3-like — encoded protein: MSDGIVGAIAISLFGSEKKRRDSMDAGYTILGNDVDVCRMFDQFSYKRNESLDFSLNVPQHHHSTSYHHNSYAMADQTFHTPSFGDEDFDIPAIHSHSHQHQQQQPPQQQQQHQSQQQQPQAQSQHDPMHGYQTQMMQTGSVQQSADGLNLDPGGYQQSLYLQQDHSMQQPMSVSSTYSNSQGSYASMNSPRQQHGNQQIMLLQQQQQQQAQMQQHMQYMHTQQQQQQQQQQQQQQQQLQQQIQYRSPTGGSPSAIQSSTIPEANNNTTTSEDSDDSTPHSGMITGIKRPSPEPTDVAAKNQRKPKSQKKKKKRDPNEPQKPVSAYALFFRDTQAAIKGQNPNASFGEVSKIVASMWDALETEHKNVYKKKTEAAKKEYLQALAAYRASLVSKGAAENEQQLSQQQPQQQPSSQQQQVQYTAYGSYAGNGTPGNVSYQVYSPQPQPSSPQQQHPHPHPHQQLQHHQQPAQQMQIKKSPHHLTMPGNSQQQQTQQTMMTTSMAPTHISQQQPSQQQQQHMQQQYMQMPQQQVQQVPQQSQQHHQQQQQPSQQQQQQQQMIHSNPTKSDSLSSSPSAVNSVTQAANMAGQRPTSNACIRHGCPNPAVANSEWEDEYCSNECVVSHCRDVFTTWVSSNQNPQQNFSTVK